One part of the Arabidopsis thaliana chromosome 1 sequence genome encodes these proteins:
- a CDS encoding Leucine-rich repeat transmembrane protein kinase (Leucine-rich repeat transmembrane protein kinase; FUNCTIONS IN: kinase activity; INVOLVED IN: protein amino acid phosphorylation; LOCATED IN: plasma membrane; EXPRESSED IN: 23 plant structures; EXPRESSED DURING: 13 growth stages; CONTAINS InterPro DOMAIN/s: Serine/threonine-protein kinase domain (InterPro:IPR002290), Leucine-rich repeat (InterPro:IPR001611), Serine-threonine/tyrosine-protein kinase (InterPro:IPR001245), Protein kinase-like domain (InterPro:IPR011009), Serine/threonine-protein kinase, active site (InterPro:IPR008271), Malectin/receptor-like protein kinase (InterPro:IPR021720), Protein kinase, catalytic domain (InterPro:IPR000719), Leucine-rich repeat, typical subtype (InterPro:IPR003591), Tyrosine-protein kinase, catalytic domain (InterPro:IPR020635); BEST Arabidopsis thaliana protein match is: Leucine-rich repeat transmembrane protein kinase (TAIR:AT1G53440.1); Has 30201 Blast hits to 17322 proteins in 780 species: Archae - 12; Bacteria - 1396; Metazoa - 17338; Fungi - 3422; Plants - 5037; Viruses - 0; Other Eukaryotes - 2996 (source: NCBI BLink).), whose translation MAIQTLRTIFRKLQNQTVNIERTSCSDQNWNFVVESASNSPTSNITCDCTFNASSVCRVTNIQLKSFSLPGIFPPEFGNLTRLREIDLSRNFLNGTIPTTLSQIPLEILSVIGNRLSGPFPPQLGDITTLTDVNLETNLFTGPLPRNLGNLRSLKELLLSANNFTGQIPESLSNLKNLTEFRIDGNSLSGKIPDFIGNWTLLERLDLQGTSMEGPIPPSISNLTNLTELRITDLRGQAAFSFPDLRNLMKMKRLGPIPEYIGSMSELKTLDLSSNMLTGVIPDTFRNLDAFNFMFLNNNSLTGPVPQFIINSKENLDLSDNNFTQPPTLSCNQLDVNLISSYPSVTDNSVQWCLREGLPCPEDAKQSSLFINCGGSRLKIGKDTYTDDLNSRGQSTFSSVSERWGYSSSGVWLGKEDAGYLATDRFNLINGSTPEYYKTARLSPQSLKYYGLCLRRGSYKLQLHFAEIMFSNDQTFNSLGRRIFDIYVQGNLLERDFNIAERAGGVGKPFIRQIDGVQVNGSTLEIHLQWTGKGTNVIPTRGVYGPLISAITITPNFKVDTGKPLSNGAVAGIVIAACAVFGLLVLVILRLTGYLGGKEVDENEELRGLDLQTGSFTLKQIKRATNNFDPENKIGEGGFGPVYKGVLADGMTIAVKQLSSKSKQGNREFVTEIGMISALQHPNLVKLYGCCIEGKELLLVYEYLENNSLARALFGTEKQRLHLDWSTRNKICIGIAKGLAYLHEESRLKIVHRDIKATNVLLDLSLNAKISDFGLAKLNDDENTHISTRIAGTIGYMAPEYAMRGYLTDKADVYSFGVVCLEIVSGKSNTNYRPKEEFVYLLDWAYVLQEQGSLLELVDPDLGTSFSKKEAMRMLNIALLCTNPSPTLRPPMSSVVSMLEGKIKVQPPLVKREADPSGSAAMRFKALELLSQDSESQVSTYARNREQDISSSSMDGPWVDSSFSEPGKDVSLQQQEEGRSSSSSRKLLDDLTDVKIE comes from the exons ATGGCAA TTCAAACATTGCGAACGATCTTTAGAAAGCTTCAAAACCAAACAGTGAACATCGAAAGAACTTCTTGTTCGGACCAAAACTGGAACTTTGTTGTCGAGTCAGCCTCCAACTCACCAACCAGTAACATTACCTGCGACTGTACTTTCAACGCCAGCTCAGTCTGTCGTGTCACAAACAT ACAGCTTAAAAGTTTCAGCTTGCCCGGAATATTCCCGCCTGAGTTCGGAAACCTCACGCGTCTTCGAGAGAT aGATCTTTCGCGGAACTTTCTCAATGGAACAATACCTACGACATTGTCTCAAATTCCACTTGAAATCTT GTCTGTAATCGGAAACCGTCTCTCAGGACCATTTCCTCCTCAACTTGGAGATATTACTACACTTACTGATGT GAATTTGGAAACTAATTTATTCACAGGACCACTTCCTCGAAACCTAGGGAACTTAAGAAGCTTGAAAGAGTT ACTTCTCTCTGCAAACAACTTCACGGGTCAAATCCCTGAGTCCTTAAGTAATCTCAAGAATTTGACTGAATT TCGGATTGATGGAAACTCTCTATCTGGGAAAATACCTGATTTTATTGGAAACTGGACTCTGCTGGAGAGGCT AGACCTTCAAGGCACATCAATGGAAGGTCCAATTCCACCTTCAATATCAAACTTGACGAACTTGACTGAATT GAGGATAACCGATTTGCGTGGACAAGCGGCCTTTTCTTTTCCGGACCTGCGAAATCTAATGAAAATGAAACGATT GGGACCTATCCCGGAATACATTGGTTCCATGAGTGAGCTGAAGACACT AGATTTAAGCTCAAACATGCTAACCGGTGTAATTCCTGACACATTTCGGAATCTCGATGCATTTAACTTTAT GTTTTTGAATAATAACTCATTGACTGGTCCAGTTCCTCAGTTCATCATCAACAGTAAAGAAAACCT aGATTTATCTGACAACAATTTCACTCAGCCACCTACTTTAAGCTGTAATCAGCTTGATGT GAACTTGATCTCCAGCTACCCTTCAGTAACCGATAACTC TGTTCAATGGTGCTTGAGAGAGGGTCTTCCATGTCCAGAAGATGCTAAAC AGTCTTCCCTGTTCATCAACTGTGGAGGAAGCAGACTCAAGATTGGAAAAGACACTTATACAGATGACTTGAACAGTAGAGGACAATCAACATTCTCTTCTGTCTCTGAAAGATGGGGATACAGTAGTTCTGGAGTTTGGTTAGGCAAGGAGGATGCTGGCTACTTAGCAACAGACAGATTTAACTTGATCAATGGATCAACTCCAGAGTATTACAAAACAGCCCGTCTCTCTCCACAGTCACTCAAGTACTATGGACTATGCTTGAGAAGAGGAAGTTACAAACTGCAGCTACATTTTGCAGAGATAATGTTCTCAAATGACCAGACTTTTAATAGCTTAGGGCGGCGAATATTCGACATTTATGTCCAA GGGAACTTGTTGGAGAGGGACTTTAACATAGCAGAGAGAGCAGGTGGAGTTGGTAAACCGTTCATAAGGCAAATTGATGGAGTTCAAGTGAATGGAAGTACGTTAGAGATTCATTTGCAGTGGACAGGGAAAGGCACAAACGTAATACCAACAAGAGGTGTTTACGGGCCTCTCATATCTGCCATAACCATTACACCAA ATTTCAAGGTTGATACCGGAAAACCATTGTCCAATGGAGCAGTTGCAGGCATTGTAATCGCAGCGTGTGCGGTTTTCGGGTTGCTGGTACTTGTAATCTTGAGGCTTACAGGTTACTTAGGTGGAAAAGAAGTAGATGAGAATg AAGAGCTTCGGGGACTTGATTTGCAGACAGGATCGTTCacattgaaacaaataaaacgtGCTACTAATAACTTTGATCCAGAAAACAAGATTGGTGAAGGAGGATTTGGACCGGTTTATAAG GGTGTTCTCGCTGATGGGATGACCATAGCGGTGAAGCAGCTTTCATCAAAATCTAAGCAAGGAAACCGAGAATTTGTGACTGAGATCGGTATGATATCTGCGCTGCAACACCCTAATCTTGTGAAACTTTATGGTTGTTGCATCGAAGGGAAAGAGCTCTTGCTTGTGTATGAGTACTTAGAGAACAACAGTCTCGCTCGCGCACtctttg GCACAGAGAAACAGAGGCTTCACTTGGATTGGTCAACAAGGAACAAGATTTGCATAGGGATTGCGAAAGGATTGGCCTATCTACACGAGGAATCAAGGCTGAAGATTGTTCATAGAGACATAAAAGCGACAAATGTGCTTCTTGATCTGTCTCTAAACGCTAAGATCTCTGATTTTGGTCTAGCTAAACTCAACGATGACGAGAATACACATATCAGCACAAGGATTGCAGGAACAAT AGGTTACATGGCTCCTGAGTATGCAATGAGAGGTTACTTGACAGACAAGGCAGATGTTTACAGCTTTGGTGTTGTCTGTTTAGAGATTGTTAGTGGAAAGAGCAACACAAATTACAGACCAAAGGAAGAGTTTGTTTACCTTCTGGATTGGGCATATGTCTTGCAAGAACAAGGTAGTCTTCTAGAACTCGTTGATCCGGATCTCGGCACAAGCTTTTCGAAGAAAGAAGCGATGAGGATGTTGAACATAGCATTACTCTGCACGAACCCATCTCCAACATTGAGACCACCAATGTCATCTGTTGTAAGTATGTTAGaaggaaaaatcaaagtcCAACCACCATTGGTGAAACGTGAAGCAGATCCAAGTGGTTCAGCAGCAATGAGGTTTAAGGCCTTAGAGCTTTTGTCACAAGACAGTGAGTCACAAGTCTCGACATAtgcaagaaacagagagcaaGACATAAGCTCCTCATCGATGGACGGTCCTTGGGTAGATTCTTCCTTCTCTGAGCCTGGGAAAGATGTTAGCCTGCAACAGCAAGAAGAAGGAcgttcatcatcttcgtcgAGGAAACTTTTAGATGATCTTACCGATGTGAAGATTGAGTAA
- a CDS encoding Leucine-rich repeat transmembrane protein kinase (Leucine-rich repeat transmembrane protein kinase; FUNCTIONS IN: kinase activity; INVOLVED IN: protein amino acid phosphorylation; LOCATED IN: plasma membrane; EXPRESSED IN: 23 plant structures; EXPRESSED DURING: 13 growth stages; CONTAINS InterPro DOMAIN/s: Serine/threonine-protein kinase domain (InterPro:IPR002290), Leucine-rich repeat (InterPro:IPR001611), Serine-threonine/tyrosine-protein kinase (InterPro:IPR001245), Serine/threonine-protein kinase, active site (InterPro:IPR008271), Protein kinase-like domain (InterPro:IPR011009), Protein kinase, catalytic domain (InterPro:IPR000719), Malectin/receptor-like protein kinase (InterPro:IPR021720), Leucine-rich repeat, typical subtype (InterPro:IPR003591), Tyrosine-protein kinase, catalytic domain (InterPro:IPR020635); BEST Arabidopsis thaliana protein match is: Leucine-rich repeat transmembrane protein kinase (TAIR:AT1G53440.1); Has 190391 Blast hits to 136728 proteins in 4882 species: Archae - 123; Bacteria - 17099; Metazoa - 53964; Fungi - 11192; Plants - 85200; Viruses - 463; Other Eukaryotes - 22350 (source: NCBI BLink).) produces MGFIFSTEKVVYVLLLIFVCLENFGSNAQLLPEDEVQTLRTIFRKLQNQTVNIERTSCSDQNWNFVVESASNSPTSNITCDCTFNASSVCRVTNIQLKSFSLPGIFPPEFGNLTRLREIDLSRNFLNGTIPTTLSQIPLEILSVIGNRLSGPFPPQLGDITTLTDVNLETNLFTGPLPRNLGNLRSLKELLLSANNFTGQIPESLSNLKNLTEFRIDGNSLSGKIPDFIGNWTLLERLDLQGTSMEGPIPPSISNLTNLTELRITDLRGQAAFSFPDLRNLMKMKRLVLRNCLIRGPIPEYIGSMSELKTLDLSSNMLTGVIPDTFRNLDAFNFMFLNNNSLTGPVPQFIINSKENLDLSDNNFTQPPTLSCNQLDVNLISSYPSVTDNSVQWCLREGLPCPEDAKQSSLFINCGGSRLKIGKDTYTDDLNSRGQSTFSSVSERWGYSSSGVWLGKEDAGYLATDRFNLINGSTPEYYKTARLSPQSLKYYGLCLRRGSYKLQLHFAEIMFSNDQTFNSLGRRIFDIYVQGNLLERDFNIAERAGGVGKPFIRQIDGVQVNGSTLEIHLQWTGKGTNVIPTRGVYGPLISAITITPNFKVDTGKPLSNGAVAGIVIAACAVFGLLVLVILRLTGYLGGKEVDENEELRGLDLQTGSFTLKQIKRATNNFDPENKIGEGGFGPVYKGVLADGMTIAVKQLSSKSKQGNREFVTEIGMISALQHPNLVKLYGCCIEGKELLLVYEYLENNSLARALFGTEKQRLHLDWSTRNKICIGIAKGLAYLHEESRLKIVHRDIKATNVLLDLSLNAKISDFGLAKLNDDENTHISTRIAGTIGYMAPEYAMRGYLTDKADVYSFGVVCLEIVSGKSNTNYRPKEEFVYLLDWAYVLQEQGSLLELVDPDLGTSFSKKEAMRMLNIALLCTNPSPTLRPPMSSVVSMLEGKIKVQPPLVKREADPSGSAAMRFKALELLSQDSESQVSTYARNREQDISSSSMDGPWVDSSFSEPGKDVSLQQQEEGRSSSSSRKLLDDLTDVKIE; encoded by the exons ATGGGTTTCATCTTCTCGACCGAGAAAGTTGtgtatgttcttcttctcatcttcgTTTGCTTGGAAAATTTCGGATCAAATGCTCAACTTTTGCCTGAAGATGAAG TTCAAACATTGCGAACGATCTTTAGAAAGCTTCAAAACCAAACAGTGAACATCGAAAGAACTTCTTGTTCGGACCAAAACTGGAACTTTGTTGTCGAGTCAGCCTCCAACTCACCAACCAGTAACATTACCTGCGACTGTACTTTCAACGCCAGCTCAGTCTGTCGTGTCACAAACAT ACAGCTTAAAAGTTTCAGCTTGCCCGGAATATTCCCGCCTGAGTTCGGAAACCTCACGCGTCTTCGAGAGAT aGATCTTTCGCGGAACTTTCTCAATGGAACAATACCTACGACATTGTCTCAAATTCCACTTGAAATCTT GTCTGTAATCGGAAACCGTCTCTCAGGACCATTTCCTCCTCAACTTGGAGATATTACTACACTTACTGATGT GAATTTGGAAACTAATTTATTCACAGGACCACTTCCTCGAAACCTAGGGAACTTAAGAAGCTTGAAAGAGTT ACTTCTCTCTGCAAACAACTTCACGGGTCAAATCCCTGAGTCCTTAAGTAATCTCAAGAATTTGACTGAATT TCGGATTGATGGAAACTCTCTATCTGGGAAAATACCTGATTTTATTGGAAACTGGACTCTGCTGGAGAGGCT AGACCTTCAAGGCACATCAATGGAAGGTCCAATTCCACCTTCAATATCAAACTTGACGAACTTGACTGAATT GAGGATAACCGATTTGCGTGGACAAGCGGCCTTTTCTTTTCCGGACCTGCGAAATCTAATGAAAATGAAACGATT GGTACTAAGAAATTGTTTGATAAGGGGACCTATCCCGGAATACATTGGTTCCATGAGTGAGCTGAAGACACT AGATTTAAGCTCAAACATGCTAACCGGTGTAATTCCTGACACATTTCGGAATCTCGATGCATTTAACTTTAT GTTTTTGAATAATAACTCATTGACTGGTCCAGTTCCTCAGTTCATCATCAACAGTAAAGAAAACCT aGATTTATCTGACAACAATTTCACTCAGCCACCTACTTTAAGCTGTAATCAGCTTGATGT GAACTTGATCTCCAGCTACCCTTCAGTAACCGATAACTC TGTTCAATGGTGCTTGAGAGAGGGTCTTCCATGTCCAGAAGATGCTAAAC AGTCTTCCCTGTTCATCAACTGTGGAGGAAGCAGACTCAAGATTGGAAAAGACACTTATACAGATGACTTGAACAGTAGAGGACAATCAACATTCTCTTCTGTCTCTGAAAGATGGGGATACAGTAGTTCTGGAGTTTGGTTAGGCAAGGAGGATGCTGGCTACTTAGCAACAGACAGATTTAACTTGATCAATGGATCAACTCCAGAGTATTACAAAACAGCCCGTCTCTCTCCACAGTCACTCAAGTACTATGGACTATGCTTGAGAAGAGGAAGTTACAAACTGCAGCTACATTTTGCAGAGATAATGTTCTCAAATGACCAGACTTTTAATAGCTTAGGGCGGCGAATATTCGACATTTATGTCCAA GGGAACTTGTTGGAGAGGGACTTTAACATAGCAGAGAGAGCAGGTGGAGTTGGTAAACCGTTCATAAGGCAAATTGATGGAGTTCAAGTGAATGGAAGTACGTTAGAGATTCATTTGCAGTGGACAGGGAAAGGCACAAACGTAATACCAACAAGAGGTGTTTACGGGCCTCTCATATCTGCCATAACCATTACACCAA ATTTCAAGGTTGATACCGGAAAACCATTGTCCAATGGAGCAGTTGCAGGCATTGTAATCGCAGCGTGTGCGGTTTTCGGGTTGCTGGTACTTGTAATCTTGAGGCTTACAGGTTACTTAGGTGGAAAAGAAGTAGATGAGAATg AAGAGCTTCGGGGACTTGATTTGCAGACAGGATCGTTCacattgaaacaaataaaacgtGCTACTAATAACTTTGATCCAGAAAACAAGATTGGTGAAGGAGGATTTGGACCGGTTTATAAG GGTGTTCTCGCTGATGGGATGACCATAGCGGTGAAGCAGCTTTCATCAAAATCTAAGCAAGGAAACCGAGAATTTGTGACTGAGATCGGTATGATATCTGCGCTGCAACACCCTAATCTTGTGAAACTTTATGGTTGTTGCATCGAAGGGAAAGAGCTCTTGCTTGTGTATGAGTACTTAGAGAACAACAGTCTCGCTCGCGCACtctttg GCACAGAGAAACAGAGGCTTCACTTGGATTGGTCAACAAGGAACAAGATTTGCATAGGGATTGCGAAAGGATTGGCCTATCTACACGAGGAATCAAGGCTGAAGATTGTTCATAGAGACATAAAAGCGACAAATGTGCTTCTTGATCTGTCTCTAAACGCTAAGATCTCTGATTTTGGTCTAGCTAAACTCAACGATGACGAGAATACACATATCAGCACAAGGATTGCAGGAACAAT AGGTTACATGGCTCCTGAGTATGCAATGAGAGGTTACTTGACAGACAAGGCAGATGTTTACAGCTTTGGTGTTGTCTGTTTAGAGATTGTTAGTGGAAAGAGCAACACAAATTACAGACCAAAGGAAGAGTTTGTTTACCTTCTGGATTGGGCATATGTCTTGCAAGAACAAGGTAGTCTTCTAGAACTCGTTGATCCGGATCTCGGCACAAGCTTTTCGAAGAAAGAAGCGATGAGGATGTTGAACATAGCATTACTCTGCACGAACCCATCTCCAACATTGAGACCACCAATGTCATCTGTTGTAAGTATGTTAGaaggaaaaatcaaagtcCAACCACCATTGGTGAAACGTGAAGCAGATCCAAGTGGTTCAGCAGCAATGAGGTTTAAGGCCTTAGAGCTTTTGTCACAAGACAGTGAGTCACAAGTCTCGACATAtgcaagaaacagagagcaaGACATAAGCTCCTCATCGATGGACGGTCCTTGGGTAGATTCTTCCTTCTCTGAGCCTGGGAAAGATGTTAGCCTGCAACAGCAAGAAGAAGGAcgttcatcatcttcgtcgAGGAAACTTTTAGATGATCTTACCGATGTGAAGATTGAGTAA